Genomic DNA from Echeneis naucrates chromosome 23, fEcheNa1.1, whole genome shotgun sequence:
aaataaataagtttcTGTGTCATGAGAGTCATGAAATCTCTATATGGAAGCCGATTTCACccccaaaacagaaataaaacagcagcatcaacgTCTCTGTTCTGTTGGACTTCCTTTTCCTAACGAAGGAGGTTCCGGTCCCGGAGTGACCCGGCTCCGGGGTTCTGTCCCTTTAAGAGCCTCGTGTTGTTACAGGAAGTGTCGGGGTGTTTCCAGCTGATCGCAGAACAACGACCAGAACCTCCAGCAGCCCGACCTGCCCGCTCCGTCCcccggacccggacccggacccggaccgAACAGCCGCCCGAAGGCCCTGATCCGGATCATAGGAGGAACCGGGGGGGTCCTCGGAGCTCCCTCCTCCGGTGCCCGGTGCCGTCGGCCTGGACTGTCATGATCCCGGAGCGGAGATGGCGTCCTTACCCGGTTTGTGTCAGACTGGCGGGCCCGCGGAGGACGAGCCCGGAGACCGGGACGGGTCCCTGCAGCAGATGCTGAAGGCCATCACCGACGAGAGGAACCGACTGAGCGTCCGGCAGGAGATCAGCGGACTGGGTGAGCTGATCCGGACCGGGGGCCGTTTTTGTCAGAATTATTACTCATTGTGAGTCCTAAACCGGGTCAGCTGAACCACAAACATCCAAACAAAAGCAGTCTTCTGTTCGGACTCTAAAATTAATGTCTCGTTGTTCACGTTTGATTGATGATGTAAATCCATTTTAAAGGTCCACATGTACATTACGCTGCATAGCTAACATAGCTAGCCTTAGCTTTAGCAGAAATATGACGTCAAACAAAAACGCCAACTTCTCCTCTGTTAGCATGCTGAGCTGTCTGCTGCTAAGAAAAAGGTCAAACCTTTTGGTTCCTGCAGCAGGAAGCAGTTCACCAAACGTTAAAACTCATTTCTCACGTTTCATCTTGAATCAGCTGCTGAACCTCTTCGAGGGAAACATTTCGCTTGGTGACGTCAGCTGGGACAGTTCGGCTCTTTGATTTAGGTCAGAAAGGAGAatgcacagacaggaaacaggtagctgtgtgtgtctgtgtgtgacgtCAGACCAACAGTCATTCGGGTCTTGGTTCTGCTGGTTTTGTGACTTAAAGGTCCATAAAGTCCTGAATAGAGTGCAGGTCGATCTTCATCCTGCTGGACCGAGGACCAGATCCTGAATCAGAACTCTGCTAAAAATACTGCAGCAGATTAAAGCTGCAGACTGATGATGCTCAGAGATCCATGAAGGCAgctacctgtgtgtgtgtgtgtgtgtgtgtgtgtgtgtggtactcACTACAGGAGGCCTCCCATCTGCTTACATACAGTGTCTTTATGTCCAACAGTTTTAATGACTGcagtttaaaactgaaaaaccaGGACTGGGTTCTGGATCAGGTCTTTGGGTCTGGTCGAAGGCGGAATGAAAAAAACTGGACCATGACAGAGACATCTTCACGTTAAGACCTGCAGCGTCAGCCCGGTCACATGACCAAGGTGACCTGTCACCAGAGAGTCTGTCTTCGTGAGGTTGTACTTCTAAATGTGGTTTCCATGGGGATGGTGGTTCTGGTGGGCCTTCAGCAGTTTGTGGACATGTTTGATGTTCTTCAGGTGATTCTGGTgtattttgtgttcttttggGTTTTTAGTCTTGGaatcaggatctggatctggatttgGACTCGTTTCTGTTCCCTCCATCGTCCTCTCATCGAGGTCACTGGAGCTTCTGCTGAGTGTCATCAGATCTTATGTAATGCCATGAAAAATCCAGCAGCCCGACGTGACTCGTCATCTTACCTCCCCGACCCAGCAGGAGGATTCTGGGCCGTTTGCGCTGACTGATTTATCTTTAAAATGGCTAAAAATAGAGCAGGACTTCCATCATGTCTGAGACGCAGCAGCAGATCTGCAGCTTCACAGCCACAATCAGATGTTTCATCAACAATTTCAAAGGTTGGCCAGGTCCAGCAGGAGATCTGAGTCCTGCAGGTCTGGTAGTCttgtttgtagttttggttCTGTCTGGTATTGTAGGAGGTTTAGTTGTCATTAATGAAGTTCAAGGCTCCTCAGGTGCTTTGGGAGTTCTGCTGGTTCTGGTTTCTGTGCTCCTCAGTCATCAGAGAGCCTTTTCAGGTCTGGTTCCACAGACTTGGAGAGCCTTACTCATCTCCGATGAAGGTATCTCAGAGTACTTTACACAGAGGagctcctcccctctctgaGAGGGTGGGGCctgtttgttgtgacatcacaaaggtcCAGAAGTgctgatggctggttttaaggctttGACCTTTAAACAAATACTGAGACTTTAAAACCAGATTTAATATCTTGGACCTGCAGACCTGCAGGTGATCTCAGTGTTGGACCTTCTGTTGAAGCTCAGGTGTTTTGACGATTCCATTGAATTTTtgatcaaagaaaacaaagtttgTTCATATCAAAGGAACTGAATTCATTTAGTGtctccaaaatgaaatgaaatgccgATCTGCCCTTTCATCCTCCGTCATGTTGTCACTGACAGATTTAATCCAGAGTGCCGATGTCTGACATCTGATCCAGGACCTGAATTTCTGAGCCTTGAAACGGGATGAATACGTGATAGAAGGCAGATCCTGGTTTCCTGCTGAATTTAAtacaggatgttttttttttttttttttttactattattaatCCAAAAGTTTAATTTAACTGGGATCTTTTCTTCAGATAAACCAATGAAACTGTTTCTGATGGATTcagttaaaggttaaaggtcactgTCAACTGGAAGTGGTGTTATCATCTACCTTTTCACCAGCTGAGACACCTGCAGCTGCCTGGAAactgttgccaggcaaccagcTAAAGGATGACAGTGCATTAAGTTAGACTTCCTGTTAGAGCCGCTGCTTCGTTCAGGCCTCCAGAGCAAAGAAGAGCAGAActgagtcctggtctggttTCCTTGTTGGATGGTATAATTATTCAAACCgtcagaggaagaaaggaagcagaaaacacatttcatcgGTTTATTTTGTCATGTGACTGTGGCGCTGTGACCGTTGGGTTGATTCTGCTTTGTGTCTTGTGTCTTCAGGCTGTTTTAAGGATGACCGGATCGTGTTCTGGACCTGGATGTTCTCCACATACTTCATGGAGAAATGTGCTCCTCGCCAGGACGACATGCTGTTCTACGTCCGAAGGAAGTTATCGTACGTCAGCACCGAcaacacagagggaaaaaaggtGACGACACTTGAGTTTTCCCGTTTCCCTCAAACTCACCAGGAACTAGACTTCAGAGGACCATGATCGGCCTCAGAACTGGTTCTGAGCAAAACCTGGTCTGCCCCCCAACTGCAAgatttcccatcagccccggCTCTCAGCTCTTTGTCTGAATCCAAATTTGTTCATACTGGATCTTCTGATAAACATCCAGATTCTGAATCAGCTGATGTgagtttatataaaaataaacacaagaaaaaaaaagcaaagtgtgttcacgaaaagacaaaaacactttaaacaaGAAACAATAACGACAACAAAACagtctgctcttcctcctcctcctctggatAGTTGCGCTTCCTCAGCTCGTCTGCAGACTCTGCCTTTTGTAGTTTGTCCTACATCGCCCTGTCTCCGGGTTGCTATGGTTACCTGCTATTGTTATGTGTCCTGGTTGAGCCAGCAGCCCTCATCATCACATCGGTGATGATGAGGGCTGCTGATTTTCTGGAACCTTCTCCTTGAATCTGATAAGGTTTGGTTTGTAACCTGCAGCAGGTGGGACagagcagccaatcagaagacagCAGACATGAGGAATAAATCGATAAGCTGATGATTCTTGATGATAAACGGTGACATGATGAGTATCAGTCATCAACTTTAACAcaaatatgaatgttttttccAGTGAAGTGAAAAGATGAGGAACCGCCACTCgccctcctccacttcctgtttttgcaGAACAAATATCACATGATCTCTGATCCATGTAGAGACCTGGCGTGTCTTCATTGGTCCGGAGCACAATCCCAGTGTTTTATCTCATGTAACCGTGGAAAGTGTCACCACCTGATTACAGACTGGGGTTAATATCTGCTGCGATCCTGGTCCTGACGCTGCTGTGGACTCCGTtacaggtggaggtggaggtctaCAGGAGGGACTCCAAGAAGCTGCCGGGCCTCGGAGACCCCGACATCGACTGGGAGGAGAGCGTCTACCTGAACCTAATCCTGCAgaaggtgaggatgaggatgatgaagaaaacactCACTGACCGGTAAATCCCGTCATCACTTGAACTTTGTTGTGTTCCAGCTGGACTACGTGGTGACGTGTGCTGTCTGCACGCGCTCAGACGCAGGAGATATACACATCCACAAGAAAAAGTGTCAGGTGAGGACGTTTATCAGCACTCACCTGTCGGTCAGCTGGTTTCAGGCTTCGTGTTCACAACATTGGTCTTTTTGGCTCCTCCCACAGGAAGTGTTTGCATCTCCCAGTAAACATGCCATGGACAGTAAAGGGGAGGAGTCTAAGATGAGCTACCCCAACATCTTCTTCATGATCGAGAACTTTGAGGAGGTGACGTCTTCAAAAATGTTTCGgtcaataatgaaaaaataagtaaatgcaaatatttattgacatctttattttataatttttctgttCAGGTCTTCAGTGACATGACGGTCGGCGAGGGTGAGATGGTTTGTGTGGAGCTGGTGGCAAGTGACAAGAGCAACACCTTCCAAGGCGTCATCTTCCAGGGATCCATCCGCTACGAGGCGCTAAAGAAGGTCTATGACAACCGGGTGAGAACGCAAGATCAGGACGCAGCTAAAACGAATAGCTCGGAGATAAACTTCATATTATTAGTATGCCGGAGCTGAGGAAGACTGTTTGAAAACTAGATTTGATGTTAACAGCTGCTAACGTTTCCCTGCAGGTTAGCGTCGCTGCTAAAATGGCACAGCGAATGTCCTTCGGCTTCTACAAATACAACAACATGGAGTTTGTGAGGATGAAGGGTCCGCAGGGCAAAGGTCATGCTGAGATGGCCGTCAGCAGGGTCCCGACGGGTGACACCTCCCCCTGCGGCACCGAGGAGGACCAGGTGTCGCCTGTGCACGAAAGGGTGAGGACCATCTGAAGTGgatctgtgttgttgttggtcagcTTTAATAACCACAGCTTCAGTttcctttcagaataaaagtttgtttcaaTCCAAATCTGAGGTGTTCTGTTTATATGCCGTCTGCTTTCACTTCCTTTCTGTGGCTTCcagcagacagagacatgaaagCAGGCCAACATCAATGACTGATGAGCCTGGACTGCACGTTTTATCTCTTCCTGTCCGTCGCCCCGACTGGCCTGCTGATTTCTGATCTTTCAGCAGACTCCAGTGTTGATCTGAGGTTTTGCGTTATCTGTTGAACGTgttgtaacttcctgtttccctCCAGGTGACGTCCTTCAGCACTCCGCCCACCCCAGAGAGGAACCGCCCCTCCTTCTTCTCGCCCTCTCTGAGACGTAAGGTGCCCCGAAACCGAATCGCTGAAATGAAGAAGTCTCACTCCGCCAATGACAGCGAGGAATTCTtcagggaggaggaagacgaaggTACGAGCTGCATTGGTCTGTTCGGTCCGATGGAACaagaacaggaaacaaacacaaacatgttttcaggTGACCATGAGCCTCCATCTTTGTTCGCAGATCTTCACACCACTACCAACCTCCGTTCCCGCTCTCTGTCGGGCACCGGCCGCTCTCTGGTCGGCTCCTGGCTCAAACTGAACCGAGCCGACGACTACTTCCTGTTATACTCACACCTGACCTACGTCACGCTGCCACTGCACCGCATCaccacaggtcagaggtcacacacacacacacacacacacgggggtGTAGAACTTTATAATACTTGAACAGACAGCAGCGAAAGGTTTGATGAAATTGCAGGGACAGATGAAGGAGGAAGTTCAAGAAAATTGTTGCACTGACTGGACtcaggggctgatgggaaatggAGTTTGTTGCTGGGTCCTCGCCAGGcctcaggctgcagctgcattcattctgtTAGTTTAATGAGCTTGATGCAGctgttgtcattgtgtgtctTCCAGACATCCTGGAGGTGAGGCAGAAGCCCATCCTGATGACATAGCAGGCGAGTCTCCCCCTCAACGCATCACTACCAAGTGCCTCCTGAGTCCAACAGCAGCCCCCCGGTGTCCGGACGAGACGATCACACACCAGAGGAGACGATGACACACAAACTGTTGGAGGGACgacgacacacaaacacacaaaccagccATTCAAGAagtgcctcctcctcctcctctgcttttcaGTTCCTGCTGTGTCCAAGGTCGTCTCCACGGAAACAGGCCCGGCGTCAGGATCACATGACCTCAGTGTGAAAAGGCATTGGCTGAAGGGAATGAGCGTGTTTCTTGTAAAtatcctgctgcttttctcacTGAGACGCCTTGAAGAAAGATTCTGCTTCTGACGACACGCTCGATTTGTGTTCGACTCGTCGTTCTGCTCGtgaggtttgttttctttatataaaaaaaaaataataattattccaGCAACGTGACATGAGTGTGTGCCTGACGTCAACTTCCTGCGGACGAGGTCAGATCCATCTGCTCGTTTCACCGACCTATCAATAATCAATGCAGTTATTATTCATCTTTCTGTTCGTTTAGTCTCTCAGATGCCAAAACTGCCAAAATTAATGATATTTGACTTAAAATGAGCGAATCACCAAAGTACGAAACACTCACTGAAAAGGTAACCAGCATCAGTTTgagtcattaaaattaaatatagtCATTTTTGGTTTCTGATGATCTACGGAGGCCCCAAAGGGACAAAaaccaagctgctgctgcaggtggatCTGACCCCGACACATCTGCGTTTAAAAACCGAGTCCAGCTACGTGATGGTTCGTACTGTAGTCGACTTCTCTAATGTGGCTTCACCACAGAGTTCAGAAAGACCTGAAGAAACCAGATCACACAAATCCAGCTTTGACTTTTTACTGCTGCGCTTTAGTTCAAACTGAGACTCACAAACCTGAAGAGACTTGAAAAACTGAAGTGACAACAGTGAGGATGAGTTTAAAGGGAAACTGGAGTAAACTGCCCCGAACTGGTGGCCATTTTGGATCCAGGCTTTCAGCTGGTTTTATGTTTCACTCTCCAGTTCTCTCCCTTCGTGAAGCCTTAAAAGCCGACTGTATGTGACTTTAACGTTTCGTCTCTCTCTTCTTCgggttttcatttcaaatctgtGAAACCTTTTTTCAGTCAGAGGAAATGTCAGAATCTACAGCAGAGGACcgagcatttcaaaataagacataCTGCACAAAATGAACTGTACATTCAGACTGAGTTACTTAAAACTGCAGTTAATGAGTTTAACAGTGCACAAAAAAATACTAAACATCACCTCAGTTAGACAGTCCGTCCTAACaagttcaaaacatttttgaaacatAAGTTAGAGCCGATGAAGCGAGGTTTCTCACCAACTCAAGTCTTTTCCTATAATTGAAATTATTCCTCAAAAAACTTTAAACTCAAAGAAAATGccaaattacagaaaatacaacTTTTAATTTTATGACTATTGAAGCACATAAGAATTTTGACATTAACTGGAAATTGGTTGAGTCACGATCGGCTGAAGATTCTGACGCCTCGTTTTTCAACATCTGTCATTGGAGAGTTGTTGATATGATGGGAAGCTGAAGCTCAGACACAAGCTGCTGTTGTAGTTATTGGTCAGATATTATGGGTGATTGATTTGCACTCAGATGAAGCCATCTTTGATCAAAGTGTTTCCACCGTGTTGTATTTTAACAGTGAAACTTTCCACAGGTCACGACGAGTTGCTGCCGCTCGTCCGCCAGTGTTATTGATGATGTAGTTTCTAGTTCCTCCAGCTGAATGTATCCACTGATCAATAGCAAAGACTGCTTTAACATTTGATAAGAGCAAAATGACAGTTTGCACTGTAAAATGCTTTTAGAACCTTTTTGAAAGTTTAACACTTCAGTTCTTAATCACTGACGCTCACAGCTTTTGTACACAGACAGTTCATGTGCATGTTCATCCttctgttgctttgtttcagaCTGTGTGCattttcctg
This window encodes:
- the kiaa0930 gene encoding uncharacterized protein KIAA0930 homolog isoform X1 gives rise to the protein MASLPGLCQTGGPAEDEPGDRDGSLQQMLKAITDERNRLSVRQEISGLGCFKDDRIVFWTWMFSTYFMEKCAPRQDDMLFYVRRKLSYVSTDNTEGKKVEVEVYRRDSKKLPGLGDPDIDWEESVYLNLILQKLDYVVTCAVCTRSDAGDIHIHKKKCQEVFASPSKHAMDSKGEESKMSYPNIFFMIENFEEVFSDMTVGEGEMVCVELVASDKSNTFQGVIFQGSIRYEALKKVYDNRVSVAAKMAQRMSFGFYKYNNMEFVRMKGPQGKGHAEMAVSRVPTGDTSPCGTEEDQVSPVHERVTSFSTPPTPERNRPSFFSPSLRRKVPRNRIAEMKKSHSANDSEEFFREEEDEDLHTTTNLRSRSLSGTGRSLVGSWLKLNRADDYFLLYSHLTYVTLPLHRITTDILEVRQKPILMT
- the kiaa0930 gene encoding uncharacterized protein KIAA0930 homolog isoform X2, with amino-acid sequence MASLPGLCQTGGPAEDEPGDRDGSLQQMLKAITDERNRLSVRQEISGLGCFKDDRIVFWTWMFSTYFMEKCAPRQDDMLFYVRRKLSYVSTDNTEGKKVEVEVYRRDSKKLPGLGDPDIDWEESVYLNLILQKLDYVVTCAVCTRSDAGDIHIHKKKCQEVFASPSKHAMDSKGEESKMSYPNIFFMIENFEEVFSDMTVGEGEMVCVELVASDKSNTFQGVIFQGSIRYEALKKVYDNRVSVAAKMAQRMSFGFYKYNNMEFVRMKGPQGKGHAEMAVSRVPTGDTSPCGTEEDQVSPVHERVTSFSTPPTPERNRPSFFSPSLRRKVPRNRIAEMKKSHSANDSEEFFREEEDEGTNLHTTTNLRSRSLSGTGRSLVGSWLKLNRADDYFLLYSHLTYVTLPLHRITTDILEVRQKPILMT
- the kiaa0930 gene encoding uncharacterized protein KIAA0930 homolog isoform X3; this encodes MTGSCSGPGCSPHTSWRNVLLARTTCCSTSEGSYRTSAPTTQREKKVEVEVYRRDSKKLPGLGDPDIDWEESVYLNLILQKLDYVVTCAVCTRSDAGDIHIHKKKCQEVFASPSKHAMDSKGEESKMSYPNIFFMIENFEEVFSDMTVGEGEMVCVELVASDKSNTFQGVIFQGSIRYEALKKVYDNRVSVAAKMAQRMSFGFYKYNNMEFVRMKGPQGKGHAEMAVSRVPTGDTSPCGTEEDQVSPVHERVTSFSTPPTPERNRPSFFSPSLRRKVPRNRIAEMKKSHSANDSEEFFREEEDEDLHTTTNLRSRSLSGTGRSLVGSWLKLNRADDYFLLYSHLTYVTLPLHRITTDILEVRQKPILMT